The Oncorhynchus mykiss isolate Arlee unplaced genomic scaffold, USDA_OmykA_1.1 un_scaffold_335, whole genome shotgun sequence genome window below encodes:
- the LOC110491927 gene encoding interferon-induced protein 44 isoform X1: MSFNFGMVPGSCPNFSAPVLHGEKPSSITLATNLLGGDGRPDSSKVSKGNVINAPGVFAGLLGAEQWKSKMESPWREVAWTEDRRETLMESISSYKPGFEALSEARVLLLGPVGAGKSSFISSVQSVFTGRFTNRAMVGSSSASFTKKVELQLFNIRGRSPEQPTALVLCDVMGLGDGETTGLTLHDTLAIIKGHAPEGHKFSPEQPVRSETVGYVKKPSLKDKVHCVVFVVDASKVSSYTKGLGTTFQQLREHISDLGVHQVALLTHVDQVCQETARDITQVYNSRIVQQTMTNAGALLGMSTSYIVPVKNYSSELDVDENTDILLLSAVDHILQYVDLHFQDCAATYPKLSL, encoded by the exons ATGTCCTTCAACTTCGGGATGGTACCTGGAAGTTGTCCTAATTTTTCTGCACCAGTTTTGCATGGTGAGAAACCCTCATCAATAACTTTGGCAACAAACCTGTTGGGAGGGGACGGCAGACCCGACTCGAGTAAAGTCAGCAAGGGGAATGTGATAAATGCACCTGGGGTGTTTGCAG GCCTGCTAGGGGCAGAACAGTGGAAAAGTAAGATGGAGTCCCCATGGAGGGAGGTGGCATGGACTGAGGA TCGCAGGGAGACCCTGATGGAGTCTATCAGTTCCTATAAGCCTGGTTTTGAGGCTTTGTCTGAGGCTCGGGTTCTGCTGCTGGGTCCTGTCGGAGCCGGCAAGTCCAGCTTCATCAGCTCTGTTCAGTCAGTCTTCACAGGAAGATTCACTAACCGGGCCATGGTTGGCTCTTCCTCTGCCAGCTTCACCAAAAAGGTAGAG CTCCAGTTGTTCAACATCCGTGGGCGGAGTCCAGAGCAGCCTACTGCGCTGGTCCTGTGTGATGTCATGGGTCTGGGAGATGGGGAGACCACTGGACTAACCCTCCATGACACTCTGGCTATCATCAAAGGCCATGCACCCGAGGGACACAAG TTCAGTCCTGAGCAGCCTGTGAGATCAGAGACTGTGGGGTATGTAAAGAAGCCGTCCCTTAAAGACAAGGTCCACTGTGTCGTCTTTGTGGTGGATGCTTCTAAAGTGTCCAGCTACACCAAAGGTCTGGGCACCACCTTCCAACAGCTCAGAGAACACATCAGTGACCTGG GTGTGCATCAAGTGGCACTGCTGACACACGTGGACCAGGTGTGTCAGGAAACTGCCCGTGACATCACCCAGGTGTACAACAGTCGGATCGTTCAGCAGACG aTGACCAACGCTGGGGCTCTGCTTGGCATGTCCACCTCCTACATCGTTCCGGTGAAGAACTACTCATCTGAGCTGGACGTCGATGAGAACACAGACATCCTTCTGCTCAGTGCTGTGGACCACATCCTGCAATACGTGGATCTGCATTTCCAGGACTGTGCAGCAACATACCCTAAACTGTCTCTTTAA
- the LOC110491927 gene encoding interferon-induced protein 44 isoform X2 — translation MSFNFGMVPGSCPNFSAPVLHGEKPSSITLATNLLGGDGRPDSSKVSKGNVINAPGVFAGLLGAEQWKSKMESPWREVAWTEDRRETLMESISSYKPGFEALSEARVLLLGPVGAGKSSFISSVQSVFTGRFTNRAMVGSSSASFTKKLQLFNIRGRSPEQPTALVLCDVMGLGDGETTGLTLHDTLAIIKGHAPEGHKFSPEQPVRSETVGYVKKPSLKDKVHCVVFVVDASKVSSYTKGLGTTFQQLREHISDLGVHQVALLTHVDQVCQETARDITQVYNSRIVQQTMTNAGALLGMSTSYIVPVKNYSSELDVDENTDILLLSAVDHILQYVDLHFQDCAATYPKLSL, via the exons ATGTCCTTCAACTTCGGGATGGTACCTGGAAGTTGTCCTAATTTTTCTGCACCAGTTTTGCATGGTGAGAAACCCTCATCAATAACTTTGGCAACAAACCTGTTGGGAGGGGACGGCAGACCCGACTCGAGTAAAGTCAGCAAGGGGAATGTGATAAATGCACCTGGGGTGTTTGCAG GCCTGCTAGGGGCAGAACAGTGGAAAAGTAAGATGGAGTCCCCATGGAGGGAGGTGGCATGGACTGAGGA TCGCAGGGAGACCCTGATGGAGTCTATCAGTTCCTATAAGCCTGGTTTTGAGGCTTTGTCTGAGGCTCGGGTTCTGCTGCTGGGTCCTGTCGGAGCCGGCAAGTCCAGCTTCATCAGCTCTGTTCAGTCAGTCTTCACAGGAAGATTCACTAACCGGGCCATGGTTGGCTCTTCCTCTGCCAGCTTCACCAAAAAG CTCCAGTTGTTCAACATCCGTGGGCGGAGTCCAGAGCAGCCTACTGCGCTGGTCCTGTGTGATGTCATGGGTCTGGGAGATGGGGAGACCACTGGACTAACCCTCCATGACACTCTGGCTATCATCAAAGGCCATGCACCCGAGGGACACAAG TTCAGTCCTGAGCAGCCTGTGAGATCAGAGACTGTGGGGTATGTAAAGAAGCCGTCCCTTAAAGACAAGGTCCACTGTGTCGTCTTTGTGGTGGATGCTTCTAAAGTGTCCAGCTACACCAAAGGTCTGGGCACCACCTTCCAACAGCTCAGAGAACACATCAGTGACCTGG GTGTGCATCAAGTGGCACTGCTGACACACGTGGACCAGGTGTGTCAGGAAACTGCCCGTGACATCACCCAGGTGTACAACAGTCGGATCGTTCAGCAGACG aTGACCAACGCTGGGGCTCTGCTTGGCATGTCCACCTCCTACATCGTTCCGGTGAAGAACTACTCATCTGAGCTGGACGTCGATGAGAACACAGACATCCTTCTGCTCAGTGCTGTGGACCACATCCTGCAATACGTGGATCTGCATTTCCAGGACTGTGCAGCAACATACCCTAAACTGTCTCTTTAA